ACGTCTGGACCCAGTCCGACTCCTATCTGGCTGATGCCAAGAGCGGCGACAACACCATCAAGGTGGACAAGCTCTGGTATAGCTTCCCGATCGGTAACGAGTTCAAGGTCACCGTTGGTGCGTTGATCGAGAACTACTACATGATCGAAACACCCACCCGTTACAAGCCGATCCTTAAGGCATTCAAGCTGGGTGGTTACGGTGCTGTTCTGGGTGCCAGCACGGGTCAAGGCTTTGGTGTGCAGTGGCGTCAGGATGTCGATCCTGGTGATGCAGCCTTCAACATTGCTGTGAACTACGTTGCCGACGGTGGTGACGGTGCGAAGAGCGGTTCCAAAAAGCAAATGTTCGGTGAAGACACCGATGCTTACCTGCTCAGCCAAGTTGGCTACGGCAACCGCAAATGGCATGTTTCAGCGCTCTACGCTCTGAAGAATGCTCAGCAGGACAAGGTTTGTGTAACTGACGAGCTGGGTGTGAAAACCTGCACGATCAACACAGAAGCCAAGGCGGCCATGGGTTACTCCACACCCACGGCAAAGAATCTGGCTCACCCTCTCCACGCCGTTGGCCTTCGCGGCTACTGGTCACCTGAAGACAGCGGATTCATTCCTACCATCAGTGCAGGTATTGATTTCGGATGGTCTGATAGTGAATACCGCGGCAACTCTGAAGCCGTTAAGGGCTGGATGGTTGGTCTCAACTGGCCTGATGCCTTCATGGAAGGCAACAAACTGGGGCTTGGCTTCGGTTCCTACTCCAGCTATGCCACTGAAGTTCAAGGCAATGGAGGGCCTGGCGATGAAAACTTTGCCATCGAAGGTTATTACGATTTCCGTGTAACCGACAACATCACCATTACACCTGCTGTGTTCTGGGTTGATGATGCAAAGGGCAAAGATCAAGTTGATGGTGCCAACAAATTTGGCGGTCTCGTCAAGACGACCTTCAAATTCTGATCCTGATTTGGTCAACAAAAGGGCGCCCCACGGGGCGCTTTTTTTTGCCAAAAAAAAGAGGGGCAAACGCCCCTCCAAGAATCAGGTAAACAGATTTACCAGCAGTTCTCACCCTCACCAATGGGTACACAAACATCCTCTTGCTCTGCCTTTTTCTTTAAGGCAGCTGCATCGGAGTCCATCACGCTTTCTTCGTCAACACCCTGGTCGGTGTTCCATTCTTGAAGTCCACCAGCATTCTGAGAATGGGCAACTGGAACAGCCGCAGAGGCGACGAGAAGCGAAGTGGCAGCAACAAAAACAGAAATTGCGGATGGCCTGGACATAACAAGACGCAAATTTCTATTATGCCAAACATCAAGCTTAACGAGGCTTGAAGGACGCAATAAGAAGCATCAAAAGCTACAAATCAGGACGATAAACGTCGAACAGCATTGGTGTAACTTTGAAAAATCAGATCCAATTCATCGGATCGACCATAACGGGCAAGCATTCCGCGAGCCCCGGCATCAAGATTAAATAGCAGGGAACGATCTTCCAAGGACTTCACATAGCTTTCAATCCAACCAACGCAAACAAATCGTGTTCCACTTTCTACAGGTTGAACACAATGCAGCGTGGAGGAAGGATAAACAACAACTTGACCAGCAGCCAATCGAAATTCAGTCGTCGTCTCTCCACCACTTTGAATCGACAACGAGCCACCCTGATAGGAATCATGATCACTCAAGAAAACTGTAAATGAAAGATCACGGCGTCCATACCGAGAGAA
The Synechococcus sp. PROS-U-1 DNA segment above includes these coding regions:
- a CDS encoding iron uptake porin, whose amino-acid sequence is MKLFQQLLVAPAALGLLASGANAAELNINGVSDYASSADQVTSVTQFSDVYPTDWAYQALANLVEQYGCVAGYPNGTFRGNRAMTRYEAAALLNACLDRITEVTDELRRLLKEFETELAILKGRVDGLEARVGELEATQFSTTTKLRGQADFFTGAVKYDDRDECNKKGGDCNSDGFSFSYRYTLNLDTSFTGKDRLYTRLRTGNMKNVWTQSDSYLADAKSGDNTIKVDKLWYSFPIGNEFKVTVGALIENYYMIETPTRYKPILKAFKLGGYGAVLGASTGQGFGVQWRQDVDPGDAAFNIAVNYVADGGDGAKSGSKKQMFGEDTDAYLLSQVGYGNRKWHVSALYALKNAQQDKVCVTDELGVKTCTINTEAKAAMGYSTPTAKNLAHPLHAVGLRGYWSPEDSGFIPTISAGIDFGWSDSEYRGNSEAVKGWMVGLNWPDAFMEGNKLGLGFGSYSSYATEVQGNGGPGDENFAIEGYYDFRVTDNITITPAVFWVDDAKGKDQVDGANKFGGLVKTTFKF
- a CDS encoding Fe2+-dependent dioxygenase → MEFLTHTLLPDDEIKDIQQRLLAPDLPWRDGRLTAGDQAALVKQNHQLAPDSELTISITKRISYALTNDPLIKSFSLIRKVHSLLISRSSSGDSYGWHVDNPFSRYGRRDLSFTVFLSDHDSYQGGSLSIQSGGETTTEFRLAAGQVVVYPSSTLHCVQPVESGTRFVCVGWIESYVKSLEDRSLLFNLDAGARGMLARYGRSDELDLIFQSYTNAVRRLSS